In Plasmodium falciparum 3D7 genome assembly, chromosome: 6, the following proteins share a genomic window:
- a CDS encoding myosin light chain, putative has protein sequence MEEIINEVELTSLFNKISEGSRTIHFEDAMEIIYKMGYVPSKEDINEFNNMTKGVCSLSNIKKFCNKIRSLNYSTEGLLDIFHFYDTNKTGKISKEKLKLLFTTVGSKMSVDEMDTIINELCNNDENIDYKEFLNRILN, from the exons ATGGAG gAAATAATTAATGAAGTGGAATTGACTTCTCTTTTTAACAAGATATCA gAAGGGTCGAGAACTATCCATTTTGAGGATGCCatggaaataatatataaaatg GGTTATGTTCCTTCaaaagaagatataaatgaatttaaCAACATGACAAAAG GTGTTTGTTCTTTATccaatataaaaaagttcTGCAATAAAATAAGGTCATTGAATTATTCCACTGAAGGTTTGTTggatatatttcatttttatgataCAAAT AAAACAGGAAAAATTTCTAAAGAAAAACTTAAACTCTTATTTACAACAGTTGGTTCAAAAATGTCGGTTGATGAAATGGATACAATAAtaaa tGAATTATGTAATAACGATGAAAACATAGACTATAAGGAATTTCTAAACAg gaTATTAAATTAG
- a CDS encoding E3 ubiquitin-protein ligase RNF5, putative, producing the protein MNGPEEDYDSLYDIMYDYDINDEHFNQHRNLNNININDNVSEKKIHSEQVIPLNNKYEKEKENYNSNIIKKNYEQNEQEHMGNDKNVHSLLSDNLIDQEKKQFNDNKNDLYADKDIINNNIYYMNETNIPKDNIKLEEHNDNSNMEYTINNEQRIHNTYDMTSEKENEKENHDVEDNSKLNTFNKGNNKYSFKYGEIYNDTCTDINISTTYDQGNKEKETDVNGNKNNINITEEKAYEHHDKEEDINANENNNCEQNANVKDNNNNNNNNNNVNKPNTATENESRNTFECNICFDDVRDPVVTKCGHLFCWLCLSAWIKKNNDCPVCKAEVSKENVIPLYGRGKNSSDHKYAQPEEPRPTPKRKEGVRRNNTYSNNLGLRASFGVWVNPFSFGLSYTNMSEEPYFYENRNENRSDNRRLQTETYQAEAASSFFFFLGFFLSLYILFYSS; encoded by the coding sequence atgaatggtCCAGAAGAAGATTATGATTCTCTTTATGACATTATGTATGATTATGATATAAACGATGAACATTTTAATCAGCATAGGAATTTAAACAATATTAACATAAATGATAATGTATCTGAAAAGAAAATTCATTCTGAACAAGTTATccctttaaataataaatatgaaaaagaaaaggaaaactataatagtaatataataaaaaaaaactatgAGCAAAATGAACAAGAGCATATGGGGAACGATAAAAACGTgcattcattattatcagaTAATTTAATTGaccaagaaaaaaaacaatttaatgataataagaaTGATTTGTATGCCGATaaagatattattaataataatatatattatatgaatgaaacaaatataccgaaagataatattaaattggAAGAACATAatgataatagtaatatgGAGTACACAATAAATAACGAACAAAGAATTCATAATACTTATGATATGACAagtgaaaaagaaaatgaaaaggaaaatCACGATGTAGAAGATAATTCGAAATTAAATACTTTTAATAAgggtaataataaatattcttttaaatatggTGAAATATACAATGATACATGTACTGATATTAACATTAGTACTACATATGATCAGGGtaataaagaaaaggaaacAGATGTTAATggaaataagaataatattaatataaccGAGGAAAAAGCATATGAACATCATGACAAGGAGGAAGATATTAAtgcaaatgaaaataataattgtgaGCAAAACGCAAATgttaaagataataataataataataataataataataatgtaaataagcCCAATACGGCTACAGAAAATGAAAGTAGAAATACCTTTGaatgtaatatatgttttgATGATGTGAGAGACCCGGTAGTTACAAAATGTGGTCATTTATTTTGCTGGCTATGCTTGTCAGCatggataaaaaaaaataatgactGCCCTGTATGTAAAGCTGAAGTATCCAAAGAAAATGTTATTCCCTTATATGGAAGAGGAAAAAATAGTAGTGATCATAAATATGCACAACCAGAAGAACCTAGACCAACACCTAAAAGAAAAGAAGGAGTAAGAAGAAATAACACCTATTCTAATAATTTAGGTTTAAGAGCTTCTTTTGGTGTATGGGTAAATCCTTTCTCCTTTGGTTTATCATATACAAACATGTCAGAAGAaccatatttttatgaaaatagaAACGAAAACAGATCAGATAATAGACGATTACAAACAGAAACATATCAAGCAGAAGCTGCTTCttccttcttcttttttctagGATTCTTCCTatccttatatattttgttttattcctcttaa
- a CDS encoding mitochondrial import inner membrane translocase subunit TIM22, putative, with protein MSINNNSVNNSNVTTSNNNTENDNNSRSKSGILNDRYINFKIFKKGEELSDEQKAFIKVQTYLNEGILPKCIGMGIGGGIVGLLIGVFFFSMQPSNIDYNLTYKQQLKEQFSLLKQSVKSSCLNFAKIGFLYSFYENSLQKIRATNDLTNTLYSGCLTGASISYKKGVPSMISGCASFAAFSLAIEKWQRSTR; from the coding sequence ATGAGTATAAACAACAATAGTgttaataatagtaatgttACAactagtaataataatacagagaatgataataattcaaGATCAAAGAGTGGAATATTAAACGATaggtatataaattttaaaatatttaaaaagggAGAAGAATTAAGTGATGAACAAAAAGCATTTATAAAAGTTCAAACATATTTGAATGAAGGTATATTACCAAAATGTATTGGTATGGGTATAGGTGGAGGTATTGTTGGATTATTAATAggagtatttttttttagtatgCAACCTAGTAATATAGATTATAATTTAACATATAAACAACAATTAAAAGAacaattttctttattaaaacaATCTGTTAAAAGTAGTTGTCTTAATTTTGCAAAAATTGgatttttatattccttttatGAAAATTCCTTACAAAAAATTAGAGCTACAAATGATTTAACCAATACCTTATATTCTGGTTGTTTAACAGGTGCTTCAATttcttataaaaaaggaGTACCTTCTATGATCAGTGGATGTGCTAGCTTTGCAGCATTTTCTTTAGCCATTGAAAAATGGCAAAGGTCCACCAGATAA
- a CDS encoding protein DJ-1, which yields MSGKKTALVAVASGSEDVEYITVVDVLRRAGVHVTTASVEKSEQVCLQSKNVVLADTTISKVRNNIYDVLVIPGGMKGSNTISECSEFIDMLKEQKANNRLYAAICAAPETVLDRHSLIDDVEAVAYPSFERNFKHIGKGRVCVSKNCITSVGPGSAVEFGLKIVEHLLGRQVALSLASGFLLHPAVTF from the exons atgagtGGAAAAAAAACAGCATTAGTTGCAGTG gctTCTGGATCTGAAGATGTCGAATATATTACTGTTGTTGACGTTTTAAGGAGAGCag gtGTACATGTAACAACAGCATCTGTTGAAAAGAGTGAGCAAGTCTGCTTACAATCAAAAAATGTCGTGTTAGCTGACACAACTATTAGTAAGGTacgaaataatatttatgatgtTTTAGTCATACCAGGAGGTATGAAAGGATCTAATACTATATCGGAGTGTTCAGAATTTATTGACATgttaaaagaacaaaaagcTAATAACAGATTATATGCAGCTATATGTGCTGCCCCCGAAACTGTTTTAGATCGACACTCGTTAATTGATGATGTAGAAGCTGTGGCTTATCCTTCTTTTGAAAGAAATTTTAAACACATTGGAAAAGGAAGAGTATGTGTTTCTAAAAATTGTATAACTTCTGTAGGACCAGGTTCAGCTGTTGAATTTGGTCTTAAAATTGTTGAACATTTATTAGGAAGGCAAGTAGCACTAAGCCTTGCTTCAGGTTTTCTTTTACATCCAGCAGttacattttaa